One segment of Pempheris klunzingeri isolate RE-2024b chromosome 20, fPemKlu1.hap1, whole genome shotgun sequence DNA contains the following:
- the LOC139220282 gene encoding sarcoplasmic reticulum histidine-rich calcium-binding protein-like translates to MAPVKSWVVGLLLVLLCPSQVPLPGMVSAQDVAEAEEAARNVEEVLADEGETAEDDDGAAEDEEQVAEEEETNEEDAKEEAEEEEEEEEEETAEEEVDAEEEEEEVEEEEEEEEEEETAEEEVDAEEEEEEEEEEEEEEEEEETVEEEVDAEEEEEEEEEEEEEETVEEEQDAEEEDDSADEVADEEEDVEEDEAEEDEAPEDDEETAADEEEGADEAAAEEDEEDEDEEEEEATEGEELAEEEEADDAEEEEDEDDIAEDDSEAEEDDDSLQFHPGSLCSVCSICEHCSSNCDKCPCEEGDESDHCEHCQGCSSCYICPILCDTVCTPGGLVDELTGSLFQ, encoded by the exons ATGGCGCCTGTGAAAAGCTGGGTGGTGGGGCTCCTGCTCGTTCTCCTGTGTCCATCCCAGGTCCCGCTGCCTGGTATGGTGAGCGCCCAGGACGTGGCTGAGGCAGAGGAAGCTGCCAGAAATGTTGAGGAGGTTCTGGCCGACGAGGGCGAAACCGCGGAGGATGATGATGGCGCCGCTGAGGACGAGGAACAGgtagcagaggaggaagagactaATGAAGAAGATGCAAAAGaggaagctgaggaggaggaggaggaggaagaagaggagactgccgaggaggaggtggatgctgaggaggaggaggaggaggtggaggaggaggaggaggaggaggaagaagaggagactgccgaggaggaggtggatgctgaggaggaggaggaggaggaggaggaggaggaggaggaggaggaagaagaggagactgttgaggaggaggtggatgctgaggaggaggaggaggaggaggaggaggaggaagaagaggagactgttgaggaggaacaggatgctgaggaggaagatgactCTGCTGATGAGGTGgcagatgaagaagaggatgtggaggaggatgaggctGAAGAGGATGAGGCACCAGAAGACGACGAA gaaacgGCTGCTGATGAGGAAGAGGGGGctgatgaggcagcagcagaagaagatgaggaggatgaagatgaagaggaagaggaagcaacAGAGGGCGAAGAGTtagctgaggaagaggaggctgatgatgctgaggaggaggaagatgaggatgatATTGCTGAGGATGACTCTGAagcagaggaagatgatg ACTCGCTGCAGTTCCACCCTGGCTCTTTGTGTAGCGTTTGCTCCATCTGTGAG CACTGCTCCAGTAACTGTGACAAGTGCCCCTGCGAAGAGGGAGATGAGTCAGATCACTGTGAGCACTGCCAA GGATGCTCATCCTGCTACATTTGCCCCATACTGTGTGACACAGTTTGCACACCAG gtGGCCTTGTTGATGAGCTAACTGGGTCCCTCTTTCAGTAA
- the LOC139219476 gene encoding transient receptor potential cation channel subfamily M member 4-like has product MKDSGGEGGGGGEKICSVKSEKDQSWIPKIIKKRVCTTFVEDSFSNGALCQCGGARDTHGSVALGDYFSTAIVNHWDSAQHSSEYPTDAFGELQFAGASKRHSYFLRMSWDTLPSMVYTLMTAHWGLPAPNLVVSVVGGEGRTKVKTWVREVLRQGLVKASQSTGAWILTAGLREGVGRCVGEAVRDHATAASSVSLNKVVALGIAPWGLVHNRQQLVNPQGSFPAKYYVQNMSRDSCCLDNNYQAFLLVDDGSVGRRGGETGFRAKLEDYISHQRTGIWGSGSIDIPVLCMLISGEASMLERVDLSLKNSMPWLVLAGSGGMADFLSDLLENLSSAPVVQSSSEGDGEAGPSMDLKDRVAERVKKHFPSEAESDRLVERALSIYQNRDFITIYHGEQEGPNDFDTVLLKALVGASKQRASVNASPYNEELKLAVTWNRVDIAKSELFNGDIHWRYEDLEDSMTDALINDKPQFVRLFTENGLNILDYLTYSRLESLYRSVADGTVLYQLLQRRLVERLGTAASASTQSNQQDSKVPAEHMQSGPVTEISLFEVAGVLELLMGDVCRPFYYDALGLEDITSKRRALRRASKLLRGDCLYREKRCLFPWASLFIWAVLQNRSEMATFFWEMTGESVLSALSGCKILRELSKLEGETETKLSMKELAQRFENVAHDVFSSCYRSNESRSFTLLIRKSPVWGGTTCLQMGMGADARLFFSHDGVQSLLSQIWWGDMKRNTEVWKLLLTFFCPPLCYTNLISFRKQEEHLQEEGKPNEDGPGRDSDSLYGTTVFSFSDIKHIEADAQGANTPRTATIKGIPYSHRPPKRPFIVSRWRQFWFAPVTSFLGNVLMYFLFLLLFAYVLLVDFLPPPPSGPAITEYVLYFWVFTIVCEEIRETFFLGSMTWRQRIRVYIQDVWNKCDLIAITLFIIGLICRMFEWSYGFGRDVLCVDYMVFTLRLIHIFAIHKQLGPKIIIVGKMMKDVFFFLFFLGVWLMAYGVANQALLYSYDPRLDRIFRRVFYRPYLHIFGQIPVEEMDVGKQWDMPCTENVTLIEGGAEPCRTLYSNWLVVILLVVYLLVTNILLINLLIAMFSHTFSEVQANSDIYWKFQRYNLIVQYHSRPSLAPPFIILSHINLFIKRNIRKVPSVKIHHFVLQLRGKAANRLMTWETIQKEDFLTAQNKIQKSSDSERLKRMSVKVDGVLKHMTESRDFDHRLRALESEMEYCSTALSWIVDTLAQGSTFKPPRPPPTLRDAFPSSSNSA; this is encoded by the exons ATGAAAGACtcaggaggggaaggaggaggcgGCGGGGAGAAAATCTGTAGCGTGAAATCTGAGAAGGACCAG agtTGGATCCCCAAAATCATCAAGAAGAGAGTGTGCACCACCTTTGTAGAAGATTCCTTCAG TAATGGCGCCCTGTGCCAGTGTGGGGGTGCGAGAGATACCCATGGCTCCGTGGCTCTTGGTGACTATTTCAGCACAGCGATCGTCAACCACTGGGACAGCGCCCAGCACTCCTCTGAATACCCGACTGATGCCTTTGGAGAGTTGCAGTTTGCAGGAGCCAGCAAGAGGCATAGCTAT TTCCTGCGTATGTCTTGGGACACACTCCCGTCGATGGTCTACACCCTGATGACAGCCCACTGGGGTCTCCCTGCACCCAACCTGGTGGTTTCTGTAGTGGGCGGAGAAGGCAGGACAAAGGTGAAGACTTGGGTGCGGGAGGTCCTCCGGCAGGGACTGGTGAAAGCCTCACAAAGCACAG GAGCGTGGATCCTGACTGCAGGCCTGCGCGAAGGCGTTGGCAGGTGTGTTGGAGAGGCGGTGAGGGATCATGCCACTGCCGCCTCGTCGGTCTCTCTCAACAAGGTGGTGGCGCTGGGCATCGCTCCGTGGGGCCTGGTGCACAATCGACAGCAGCTGGTCAACCCTCAG GGAAGCTTTCCTGCTAAGTACTATGTCCAGAACATGTCCCGGGACTCCTGCTGCCTGGACAACAACTACCAGGCCTTCCTGCTGGTGGACGACGGGAGCGTGGGACGCAGAGGAGGGGAGACGGGGTTCAGGGCCAAATTGGAGGACTACATCTCCCACCAGCGCACAGGCATCTGGG gCAGCGGCAGCATTGACATCCCCGTCCTTTGTATGCTGATATCAGGGGAGGCAAGCATGCTGGAG AGAGTGGATCTTTCTCTGAAAAACTCCATGCCCTGGCTGGTGCTGGCTGGCTCAGGAGGCATGGCTGACTTCTTGAGCGACCTCTTGGAGAATCTGTCATCAGCCCCAGTTGTGCAGTCCTCCAGCGAGGGAGACGGCGAGGCAGGTCCCAGCATGGATCTGAAAGACAGAGTGGCAGAGCGAGTTAAGAAGCACTTCCCTTCTGAAGCGGAGTCAGACAGACTAGTTGAACGG GCTCTGAGCATCTACCAGAACAGAGACTTTATTACAATCTACCACGGAGAGCAGGAGGGTCCCAATGATTTTGATACAGTCCTGCTCAAAGCCTTGGTGGGAG CTAGTAAGCAGCGGGCCTCAGTCAATGCCAGCCCTTATAATGAAGAGCTGAAGCTAGCGGTCACGTGGAACAGGGTTGACATTGCCAAGAGTGAACTCTTCAATGGAGATATCCACTGGAGG TATGAAGATTTGGAGGACTCCATGACAGATGCCCTGATCAACGACAAGCCTCAGTTTGTGCGTCTTTTCACCGAGAATGGCCTCAACATCCTGGACTACCTGACTTACAGCAGACTGGAAAGCCTCTACCGCTCAGTGGCTGATGGGACGGTGCTTTACCAGCTACTTCAGCGCCGCCTCGTGGAGCGGCTGGGAACTGCAGCCTCCGCGTCGACACAATCAAACCAGCAGGACTCCAAAGTGCCAGCAGAGCACATGCAGAGTGGCCCGGTGACGGAGATCAGCCTTTTTGAG gTTGCAGGGGTCCTGGAACTGTTGATGGGTGATGTCTGCCGTCCTTTTTACTACGACGCTTTGGGCTTAGAAGACATCACGTCCAAGAGGAGAGCTCTTAGG CGTGCCAGTAAGCTGCTGCGTGGAGACTGTTTGTATCGGGAGAAGCGATGCCTCTTCCCCTGGGCTTCGCTCTTCATCTGGGCCGTCCTCCAGAACCGCAGCGAGATGGCCACTTTCTTCTGGGAGATG ACAGGGGAGTCAGTGTTAAGTGCTCTGAGTGGCTGCAAGATCCTGAGGGAACTGTCCAAACTGGAGGGTGAGACTGAGACCAAACTGTCCATGAAAGAGCTGGCTCAGAGGTTTGAGAACGTGGCACATG ACGTCTTCAGCTCTTGCTATCGGAGCAATGAGAGTCGCTCTTTCACCCTGCTGATCAGGAAATCTCCAGTTTGGGGTGGCACTACCTGCCTCCAGATGGGCATGGGCGCTGACGCAAGACTTTTCTTCAGCCATGATGGAGTACAG tcTCTGTTGTCCCAGATCTGGTGGGGCGACATGAAGAGGAACACGGAGGTGTGGAAGCTCCTGCTCACCTTCTtctgccctcctctctgctacACCAACCTCATCTCCTTCAG GAAACAAGAAGAACATCTGCAAGAGGAGGGGAAGCCTAATGAGGACGGACCGGGCAGGGACAGCGACAGCCTCTATGGCACCACCGTCTTCTCGTTCTCGGACATCAAGCAcat TGAAGCTGATGCACAAGGAGCAAACACTCCCAGGACAGCGACCATCAAAG GCATACCTTACTCTCACAGACCGCCAAAGCGTCCGTTCATAGTGTCAAGATGGCGTCAGTTCTGGTTTGCACCAGTCACCTCATTTTTGGGCAACGTCCTGATgtacttcctcttcctgctgttgTTTGCTTACGTACTGTTGGTGGACTTCCTGCCTCCACCGCCGTCTGGGCCGGCCATCACTGAATATGTGCTGTACTTCTGGGTGTTCACGATTGTGTGTGAGGAGATCAGGGAG acATTCTTTTTGGGGTCGATGACTTGGCGTCAGAGGATCAGAGTATACATTCAGGACGTGTGGAACAAGTGTGACCTCATTGCCATCACGCTGTTTATCATTGGACTAATCTGCAG GATGTTCGAGTGGTCATATGGATTTGGCAGAGATGTCCTGTGTGTGGACTACATGGTCTTCACCCTCCGTCTCATTCACATCTTTGCCATTCATAAACAGCTGGGACCGAAAATCATCATTGTTGGAAAGATG ATGAAGGatgtcttcttcttcctcttcttcctgggGGTGTGGCTCATGGCATATGGAGTAGCCAATCAGGCTTTGCTTTACTCCTACGACCCTCGCCTGGATCGCATCTTTCGCCGCGTTTTCTACAGGCCGTACTTGCACATCTTCGGACAAATCCCCGTGGAAGAGATGGATG TGGGGAAGCAGTGGGACATGCCCTGCACAGAAAATGTGACGTTGATTGAGGGCGGTGCGGAGCCGTGCAGAACTCTGTATAGTAACTGGCTGGTGGTAATTCTGCTGGTTGTTTATCTGCTGGTCACCAACATCCTACTCATCAACCTGCTCATCGCCATGTTTAG CCACACCTTCTCTGAGGTGCAGGCTAACAGCGACATCTACTGGAAATTCCAGCGTTACAACCTGATTGTTCAGTACCACTCCCGTCCTTCCCTGGCCCCACCTTTCATCATCCTGTCCCACATCAATCTCTTCATCAAGAGGAACATCCGTAAGGTGCCTTCTGTCAAgatccaccactttg TGTTGCAGCTAAGAGGGAAAGCAGCTAACAGGCTAATGACATGGGAGACCATTCAGAAGGAGGACTTCCTGACCGCCCAGAACAAGATCCAGAAAAGCAGTGACTCGGAGAGGCTCAAACGGATGTCTGTCAA AGTGGACGGTGTGCTGAAACACATGACTGAAAGCAGAGACTTTGACCACAGGCTGAGGGCTCTGGAGAGTGAG ATGGAGTATTGCTCAACTGCTCTCAGCTGGATTGTAGATACTTTAGCACAAGGCAGCACGTTCAAACCTCCTCGGCCTCCACCTACACTAAGAG ATgctttcccctcttcctccaaTTCTGCCTGA
- the LOC139219800 gene encoding chaperone Ric-8A has protein sequence MEVDLEGIIQCIKQEDENGVQAHLQEFNKEYAQCFFFDAEERDRRKQRRLEEFRKNKVRDFADSDSDCDEYDQENRSLILRQNFAIVLMRFIRSGVKSRVLRVSLRTLRILSRDKKVLGPLVTDSALLTLAKLAGLTTRDESEDSSDPDSEFYDNIIASLAEAKLLQRRTDEDEGDATEDNEECAPLDEDAKSDISLANSDMDNISWFGSHRTSINELHRASGHHKMLERGRRDRRESKIEVEEEEEGDSGDEAQIKEAMKVLCNVVYNSTWAQERFSALKLMCGLVECLSTSVSCSSPSSVQFYELRLLFLITALRPELRTQLQQEGGVSFLTAALESCLEVQWKEQYECVLSPAAPPISLEASQRIIEILKILFNITYSTHRQEPSEEDAALYRHLVAILRLCLIRKCLIMDDTDELQGHTVNLLTALPLQCLDVLLMVPLEPGSHQCQGVNMDCVHSLMSFMERRLELGDKVKEKLTPILNLLTESCRAHRETRHYIRKQILPPLRDASQRPEEGTTVKSRLIRLMTHLDTDLKYCAADFIFVLCKENVSRFVKYTGYGNAAGLLATRGLLGGQGTHCTDGQYSSDSDSETEEYRQVKDRINPVTGRVETEQPDPMEGMTEEEKNEEAKRLIMLFNKLSRDSIIEPMGVDSQGKLVPMPGLKDISLAEEARRESDNDGEAEDEELD, from the exons ATGGAAGTGGACCTGGAGGGGATTATCCAGTGCATCAAGCAGGAGGATGAGAATGGTGTTCAGGCACATCTGCAGGAGTTCAACAAGGAG TATGCCCAGTGCTTCTTCTTTGAtgcagaggagagggacagaaggaaA CAAAGAAGACTAGAAGAG TTCAGGAAGAATAAAGTGAGGGATTTCGCTGATTCTGACTCCGACTGTGATGAGTACGATCAGGAGAATCGAAGCCTCATCCTCAGACAG AATTTTGCTATTGTCCTCATGAGGTTCATAAGATCAGGAGTTAAAAGTCGTGTGTTGAGGGTCTCTCTGCGCACCCTGAGAATCCTCTCCAGAGACAAAAAGGTCCTGGGCCCCTTGGTGACGGACAGCGCCCTCCTGACTCTGGCCAAACTTGCCGGGCTGACCACAAGAGATGAAAGCGAGGACAGCAGCGATCCTGACTCTGAGTTCTACGATAACATCATTGCTTCTCTGGCCGAGGCCAAACTGCTGCAGCGTCGCACTGATGAGGATGAAGGCGACGCCACCGAGGACAACGAAGAGTGCGCTCCCCTGGACGAAGACGCCAAGAGCGACATTAGCCTCGCCAACAGTGACATGGACAACATCAGCTGGTTTGGGAGCCACAGGACCAGCATCAATGAATTGCACAGAGCCAGCGGCCATCACAAGATGCTCGAGCGAGGGAGGAGAGACCGGAGAGAGAGCAAGatagaggtggaggaagaggaggagggggattcAGGAGATGAGGCCCAGATAAAAGAGGCCATGAAGGTGCTGTGTAACGTGGTTTACAACAGCACCTGGGCACAGGAGAGGTTCAGTGCTCTCAA GCTCATGTGTGGTCTCGTAGAGTGTCTCTCCACCAGTGTTAGTTGCTCGTCGCCCTCCAGTGTTCAGTTCTATGAACTACGCCTCTTGTTCCTCATCACTGCACTACGACCAGAGCTCAGGACTCAGCTTCAACAG gaGGGAGGAGTGTCCTTCCTCACAGCAGCACTGGAGAGCTGCCTGGAGGTTCAGTGGAAGGAGCAGTACGAGTGTGTGCTGAGCCCAGCAGCACCACCCATCTCACTGGAAGCCTCTCAGCGTATCATAGAGATCCTCAAGATCCTCTTCAACATCACCTACAGCACTCACCGGCAGGAACCAAGTGAG GAAGATGCAGCTCTTTACCGACACCTGGTGGCGATCCTGCGCCTCTGCCTGATTAGGAAGTGTTTGATTATGGACGACACCGATGAACTGCAAGG CCACACCGTCAACCTGCTGACAGCTCTGCCGCTCCAGTGTCTCgatgtgctgctgatggtgcCTCTGGAGCCAGGCTCGCATCAGTGCCAGGGGGTCAACATGGACTGTGTCCACAGCCTGATGTCGTTCATGGAGAGACGCCTGGAGTTG GGTGATAAGGTCAAAGAGAAGCTGACACCAATCCTCAATCTGctgacagagagctgcagagctcACAGAGAGACACGCCATTACATCAGGAAACAA ATCCTGCCCCCTCTGAGAGACGCATCACAAAGGCCAGAAGAAGGAACCACAGTGAAAAGTCGTCTGATCCGTCTCATGACTCATCTGGACACTGACCTCAAATACTGCGCTGCTGACTTCATCTTTGTCCTCTGCAAGGAAAACG tGAGCCGTTTCGTTAAGTACACTGGCTACGGTAACGCAGCAGGCCTGCTGGCCACCCGGGGCTTGCTGGGCGGTCAGGGGACCCACTGCACTGACGGCCAGTACTCCAGCGACTCTGACTCGGAAACCGAGGAGTACCGACAGGTCAAAGATCGCATCAACCCAGTGACGGGGCGGGTGGAGACAGAGCAGCCGGACCCCATGGAGGgcatgacagaggaggagaagaacgAGGAGGCCAAGAGGCTGATCATGCTCTTCAACAAGCTGTCCAG gGACAGCATTATCGAGCCGATGGGAGTGGACTCACAGGGGAAGCTGGTCCCGATGCCGGGACTGAAGGATATTTCCCTCGCTGAGGAGGCGAGGCGTGAGTCAGACAATGACGGAGAAGCAGAAGACGAGGAGCTGGACTGA
- the irf3 gene encoding interferon regulatory factor 3 isoform X2, with protein MSHSKPLLIPWLQERIDSSRYPGVQWVNPERTEFSIPWKHALRQDSSNTDILIFKAWAEVSGNGRAQGDASVWKRNFRSALRAKGFKLIADNKNDAANPHKVFRWPDESASGANSSAGSQDQDDLDLIKDLGFPTQEVVSCFDECLYLPEETIFSESAASQDILQDCLKGLNISAEPEGTAGFEPHPEQQQLQNPVVIGGHTLPGQQQYPVAFEGEVGEAGLPEQPAHPMEGAVGGACGGQLAEQFLHTMSKTSDGDNFKTQFRIAVYYRGVKVTEQLVENESGIRLIYRPELIGTVLDQESGLSLVSLPSPGVMLDQTQAKLTQRILDRLGDGLELGVSGHVVYSQRWGEIKAFWSFSKFDRSRKQQEIPKLQPEPLYHFKDFVRGILDFIEGRESPPCSLFFCLGEKWPDPDSRPWEKKLITVEVVLTSMELLKNMAVGGGASSLQSVELQMSLEEMMEMY; from the exons ATGTCTCATTCCAAACCACTGCTCATCCCCTGGCTGCAGGAGCGGATTGACAGCAGCAGGTATCCTGGCGTCCAGTGGGTAAACCCTGAGCGGACAGAGTTCTCCATCCCATGGAAACATGCTCTGAGACAAGACTCCTCCAACACTGACATTCTCATCTTTAAG GCCTGGGCGGAAGTGAGCGGCAATGGTCGTGCTCAGGGAGACGCCTCCGTCTGGAAGAGGAACTTCCGCAGCGCCCTCCGAGCCAAAGGCTTCAAACTGATAGCTGACAACAAGAACGATGCCGCCAACCCCCATAAAGTGTTTCGCTGGCCAGATGAGTCAGCATCAGGAG CCAACTCCTCTGCTGGATCCCAGGACCAGGATGACCTGGATTTGATCAAGGATCTAGGCTTTCCTACACAAGAA GTTGTCTCGTGCTTCGATGAATGTCTCTATCTTCCAGAAGAAACTATATTCTCAG AATCCGCTGCCAGCCAGGATATTCTCCAGGACTGTCTGAAGGGACTGAACATTAGCGCTGAACCAG AGGGCACCGCAGGCTTTGAGCCTCACCCTGAGCAACAACAGCTCCAAAACCCGGTTGTGATTGGTGGACACACGTTGCCGGGGCAACAGCAGTATCCAGTAGCGTTTGAGGGTGAAGTCGGTGAAGCTGGGTTGCCAGAGCAACCAGCACATCCAATGGAGGGAGCCGTGGGAGGGGCCTGTGGTGGGCAGTTGGCGGAGCAGTTCCTACATACCATGAGCAAGACCAGTGATGGAGATAATTTCA AGACCCAATTCAGGATAGCAGTGTACTACAGAGGGGTGAAGGTGACTGAGCAGCTGGTTGAAAATGAATCTGGAATCCGCTTAATCTACAG GCCTGAACTCATCGGGACAGTTCTGGATCAGGAGTCAGGCCTCTCCCTGGTGTCCCTGCCAAGTCCTGGAGTCATGCTGGATCAAACCCAGGCTAAGCTCACCCAACGCATCCTGGACAGGCTGGGCGATGGTTTAGAGTTGGGGGTGTCGGGTCATGTGGTCTACAGCCAGCGATGGGGTGAAATCAAAGCATTTTGGAGTTTTTCAAAGTTTGACAGGAGCAGAAAGCAACAAGAGATTCCTAAACTGCAGCCTGAACCACTGTACCATTTCAAAGACTTTGTGCGAG GAATACTGGACTTCATTGAAGGAAGAGAGAGCCCTCCTTGCTCCCTGTTCTTCTGCCTCGGGGAGAAGTGGCCCGACCCAGACAGCAGGCCGTGGGAGAAGAAACTCATCACAGTGGAG gtGGTCCTGACTTCAATGGAGTTATTGAAGAATATGGCTGTTGGAGGCGGTGCCTCCTCCCTGCAGtctgtggagctgcagatgTCACTCGAGGAGATGATGGAGATGTACTGA
- the irf3 gene encoding interferon regulatory factor 3 isoform X1 gives MSHSKPLLIPWLQERIDSSRYPGVQWVNPERTEFSIPWKHALRQDSSNTDILIFKAWAEVSGNGRAQGDASVWKRNFRSALRAKGFKLIADNKNDAANPHKVFRWPDESASGANSSAGSQDQDDLDLIKDLGFPTQEVVSCFDECLYLPEETIFSADQYLPAESAASQDILQDCLKGLNISAEPEGTAGFEPHPEQQQLQNPVVIGGHTLPGQQQYPVAFEGEVGEAGLPEQPAHPMEGAVGGACGGQLAEQFLHTMSKTSDGDNFKTQFRIAVYYRGVKVTEQLVENESGIRLIYRPELIGTVLDQESGLSLVSLPSPGVMLDQTQAKLTQRILDRLGDGLELGVSGHVVYSQRWGEIKAFWSFSKFDRSRKQQEIPKLQPEPLYHFKDFVRGILDFIEGRESPPCSLFFCLGEKWPDPDSRPWEKKLITVEVVLTSMELLKNMAVGGGASSLQSVELQMSLEEMMEMY, from the exons ATGTCTCATTCCAAACCACTGCTCATCCCCTGGCTGCAGGAGCGGATTGACAGCAGCAGGTATCCTGGCGTCCAGTGGGTAAACCCTGAGCGGACAGAGTTCTCCATCCCATGGAAACATGCTCTGAGACAAGACTCCTCCAACACTGACATTCTCATCTTTAAG GCCTGGGCGGAAGTGAGCGGCAATGGTCGTGCTCAGGGAGACGCCTCCGTCTGGAAGAGGAACTTCCGCAGCGCCCTCCGAGCCAAAGGCTTCAAACTGATAGCTGACAACAAGAACGATGCCGCCAACCCCCATAAAGTGTTTCGCTGGCCAGATGAGTCAGCATCAGGAG CCAACTCCTCTGCTGGATCCCAGGACCAGGATGACCTGGATTTGATCAAGGATCTAGGCTTTCCTACACAAGAA GTTGTCTCGTGCTTCGATGAATGTCTCTATCTTCCAGAAGAAACTATATTCTCAG CAGATCAATATCTGCCAGCAGAATCCGCTGCCAGCCAGGATATTCTCCAGGACTGTCTGAAGGGACTGAACATTAGCGCTGAACCAG AGGGCACCGCAGGCTTTGAGCCTCACCCTGAGCAACAACAGCTCCAAAACCCGGTTGTGATTGGTGGACACACGTTGCCGGGGCAACAGCAGTATCCAGTAGCGTTTGAGGGTGAAGTCGGTGAAGCTGGGTTGCCAGAGCAACCAGCACATCCAATGGAGGGAGCCGTGGGAGGGGCCTGTGGTGGGCAGTTGGCGGAGCAGTTCCTACATACCATGAGCAAGACCAGTGATGGAGATAATTTCA AGACCCAATTCAGGATAGCAGTGTACTACAGAGGGGTGAAGGTGACTGAGCAGCTGGTTGAAAATGAATCTGGAATCCGCTTAATCTACAG GCCTGAACTCATCGGGACAGTTCTGGATCAGGAGTCAGGCCTCTCCCTGGTGTCCCTGCCAAGTCCTGGAGTCATGCTGGATCAAACCCAGGCTAAGCTCACCCAACGCATCCTGGACAGGCTGGGCGATGGTTTAGAGTTGGGGGTGTCGGGTCATGTGGTCTACAGCCAGCGATGGGGTGAAATCAAAGCATTTTGGAGTTTTTCAAAGTTTGACAGGAGCAGAAAGCAACAAGAGATTCCTAAACTGCAGCCTGAACCACTGTACCATTTCAAAGACTTTGTGCGAG GAATACTGGACTTCATTGAAGGAAGAGAGAGCCCTCCTTGCTCCCTGTTCTTCTGCCTCGGGGAGAAGTGGCCCGACCCAGACAGCAGGCCGTGGGAGAAGAAACTCATCACAGTGGAG gtGGTCCTGACTTCAATGGAGTTATTGAAGAATATGGCTGTTGGAGGCGGTGCCTCCTCCCTGCAGtctgtggagctgcagatgTCACTCGAGGAGATGATGGAGATGTACTGA